The window TATCAATTTTCATTTTTTTCCATACTTTTTAGTAGCATTATTATGTCTGTAATCGCTTATTTATATGGTGGGAGATTAGCAGTGTCGTGGCCATATATTATTTTTGCTGCCTTGGCGACTGTAATCGGAGAAACTCTTTATCTTATAGCCTTAAAAACTTTAGATGTTTCAGTTATGTCTCCTCTTTTTAATATTAGA of the Candidatus Beckwithbacteria bacterium genome contains:
- a CDS encoding EamA family transporter, which encodes MSPIILAWVASVTYGLYTITAKLIGKYQIKNSYQFSFFSILFSSIIMSVIAYLYGGRLAVSWPYIIFAALATVIGETLYLIALKTLDVSVMSPLFNIRVAITVILSFFILNDTAH